The following coding sequences are from one Chitinimonas sp. BJYL2 window:
- a CDS encoding DUF4127 family protein produces MNPRIVALPVDGRPVVREQVQWLVDAAGWQLRTPPVAALGHLRTPADRRLLSDWLIDEAEQAEGFVISLDMLCYGGLVPSRFIEDSFEDLVQWLAVLFEIRQRYPAKPIYAFAATMRLSNNNVNEEEKLYWREHGETIWRWSFHRDRFEQLGQPDDERVAEAAEAAIPAAIRQDYLLTRTRNYALTKLALEMVEHGVIDRLILPQDDTAEYGFNIAERRQLQAAVSERGLADRVAIYPGADEVIHTLCAHLHGRLSGTPALRVYLHPSDPAHIVHLHALYEDRPVLESVSGQIAAVGGEIVTDVAQADLILAVHTQGTAQGDWAMRKPLAHAPGVAVHWYAQLLRWHEEGKRIAVADLAYANGGDPLMINALAEALPLNCLAGYSGWNTAGNTLGGLLAQCALCRSPDSSANRHNLALRLLEDLLYQAVLRQTFRIGVDESQLDAEARRVRIADLFMPFAEAFAQHHQLGYRVCDVYLPWDRSFEIGLRLEATA; encoded by the coding sequence ATGAATCCCCGTATTGTTGCTTTGCCGGTCGATGGTCGTCCGGTCGTCCGGGAGCAGGTGCAATGGCTGGTCGACGCAGCCGGCTGGCAGCTACGCACGCCTCCGGTGGCGGCGCTGGGTCATCTGCGTACGCCGGCAGATCGGCGCCTCCTCAGCGACTGGCTGATCGACGAGGCCGAGCAGGCCGAGGGCTTCGTGATCTCGCTCGACATGCTGTGCTACGGCGGCTTGGTACCCTCGCGCTTCATCGAAGACAGCTTCGAGGACCTGGTGCAGTGGCTGGCCGTGCTGTTCGAAATCCGCCAGCGTTACCCGGCCAAGCCCATCTACGCTTTTGCCGCGACCATGCGGCTCTCCAACAACAATGTGAACGAGGAAGAGAAGCTGTATTGGCGCGAGCATGGCGAAACCATCTGGCGCTGGTCATTTCATCGGGATCGCTTTGAACAGCTGGGTCAGCCCGACGACGAGCGCGTCGCCGAAGCGGCCGAGGCCGCCATTCCTGCCGCCATCCGCCAGGACTACCTGCTCACCCGTACCCGCAACTACGCCCTCACCAAATTGGCGCTGGAGATGGTCGAGCACGGCGTGATCGACCGGCTGATCCTGCCGCAGGACGATACGGCCGAGTACGGTTTCAACATTGCCGAGCGGCGCCAGTTGCAGGCGGCCGTCAGCGAGCGTGGCTTGGCGGACCGGGTAGCCATCTATCCCGGCGCTGATGAAGTCATCCATACCCTGTGCGCCCATCTGCACGGACGCTTGAGTGGAACGCCGGCACTGCGTGTGTATCTGCATCCCAGCGATCCCGCCCATATCGTTCATCTGCATGCGCTGTATGAGGATCGGCCGGTTCTCGAATCCGTGAGTGGCCAGATTGCGGCGGTGGGCGGCGAGATCGTGACGGACGTTGCGCAAGCCGACCTGATACTCGCCGTGCACACCCAGGGTACGGCCCAGGGAGACTGGGCCATGCGCAAACCCTTGGCGCATGCGCCGGGGGTGGCTGTGCACTGGTACGCGCAACTGCTGCGCTGGCATGAGGAAGGCAAGCGGATTGCTGTCGCGGATCTGGCCTATGCCAATGGCGGTGACCCGCTGATGATCAACGCACTGGCCGAAGCGCTACCGCTGAATTGTCTGGCGGGCTACAGCGGCTGGAATACCGCCGGCAATACGCTGGGGGGCTTGCTGGCGCAGTGTGCCCTGTGCCGCTCGCCAGACAGCAGTGCCAATCGCCATAACCTGGCGCTGCGCCTGTTGGAAGACCTGTTGTATCAGGCGGTGCTGCGCCAGACCTTTCGTATCGGGGTTGATGAATCCCAACTGGATGCCGAGGCGCGGCGGGTGCGGATTGCCGATCTGTTCATGCCCTTTGCCGAGGCCTTTGCACAGCACCACCAGCTTGGCTACCGGGTGTGTGATGTGTATCTGCCCTGGGATCGCAGTTTTGAAATCGGACTGCGACTGGAGGCGACGGCATGA
- a CDS encoding GDSL-type esterase/lipase family protein gives MSRVRCRLLQCLCSLLMVLMMPTHAAPLPDALNPVAQTADWTASWWQSRHEAKLAEVRTRPPVRVVMLGDSLTHEWERDHPASWQQHMAPLGTLNLGFAGDRTEHLLWRIQQGTLDGLRPEWVVLLIGTNNAGLRRDPPTLMHQAIAALLQQIQQRLPDARIVLMAIPPRGATPEDPLRQHNHAVNAALRPLADGQRIVWLDIAPQMLEPGGHTGAAYLPDSIHFSAEGYARWARVLLPLLAR, from the coding sequence ATGAGCCGCGTCCGATGCCGGCTGCTGCAATGCCTGTGTTCCCTGCTGATGGTACTGATGATGCCTACCCATGCCGCACCCCTGCCCGACGCCCTGAATCCGGTCGCCCAAACGGCAGACTGGACCGCAAGCTGGTGGCAGTCTCGCCATGAAGCCAAACTCGCCGAGGTGCGTACCCGGCCGCCCGTGCGCGTCGTGATGCTGGGTGACTCGCTGACCCACGAGTGGGAACGCGACCACCCGGCCAGCTGGCAGCAGCACATGGCCCCATTGGGCACCTTGAATCTGGGCTTTGCGGGAGATCGCACCGAGCACCTGCTGTGGCGCATCCAGCAAGGCACGCTGGACGGGCTGCGGCCCGAGTGGGTGGTGTTGCTGATCGGCACCAACAATGCCGGCTTGCGCCGCGATCCCCCGACGCTGATGCATCAGGCGATCGCCGCGCTATTGCAGCAGATACAGCAAAGACTGCCCGACGCACGGATCGTGCTGATGGCCATTCCCCCGCGCGGCGCCACGCCCGAAGACCCTTTGCGCCAGCACAATCACGCCGTGAATGCCGCCCTGCGCCCCCTTGCCGATGGCCAGCGGATAGTCTGGCTGGATATTGCGCCGCAGATGCTGGAGCCCGGTGGCCATACCGGTGCAGCCTACCTGCCCGACAGCATTCACTTTTCTGCCGAAGGGTATGCGCGCTGGGCCCGTGTGTTGTTGCCCCTGCTCGCACGCTGA
- a CDS encoding ABC transporter ATP-binding protein — MASLSLQGVVKTFGSTTTIHGVDLHVHDGEFIVFVGPSGCGKSTLLRMIAGLEDISAGTLTMDGQDLTHAPPSARQVAMVFQSYALYPHMTVRDNLTFGMRMRGEPKAEIASKLDRAVRILRLEAYLDRKPGELSGGQCQRVAIGRALVQNPGLFLFDEPLSNLDAELRLRMRVEIAALHRELGTTMIYVTHDQVEAMTLADRIVVLRDGRIEQVGAPMDLYRQPANAFVAGFIGSPAMNFLPASWQAAPAQVQLGDGTTLGFTPLATVQGSGQGQLGIRPEHLQRDPEGPLVVTVEMVERLGALNYAYARLGNSALCFALADSDVVTAGDTVRLSARPGCVYVFDDAGQTLSDHAA, encoded by the coding sequence ATGGCCTCTCTCTCCCTTCAAGGCGTCGTCAAGACCTTCGGCAGCACCACCACCATCCATGGCGTAGACCTGCATGTTCATGATGGCGAGTTCATCGTGTTTGTCGGTCCCTCGGGCTGTGGCAAGTCCACATTGCTGCGCATGATTGCGGGTCTGGAGGACATCAGCGCCGGCACGCTGACCATGGATGGTCAGGACCTGACCCACGCACCGCCCTCGGCCCGCCAGGTCGCCATGGTGTTCCAGTCCTACGCGCTGTACCCGCACATGACCGTGCGTGACAACCTGACTTTCGGCATGCGCATGCGTGGCGAACCCAAGGCCGAGATCGCCAGCAAGCTGGATCGCGCAGTCCGCATCCTGCGCCTGGAGGCCTATCTGGATCGCAAACCCGGCGAACTCTCGGGCGGGCAATGCCAGCGCGTGGCGATCGGCCGTGCACTGGTGCAGAACCCCGGCCTGTTCCTGTTCGACGAGCCGCTATCGAATCTGGATGCCGAATTGCGCCTGCGCATGCGGGTCGAAATCGCCGCCCTGCATCGGGAACTGGGCACCACCATGATCTATGTGACCCATGATCAGGTCGAGGCCATGACGCTGGCTGACCGCATCGTGGTCCTGCGTGATGGCCGGATCGAGCAGGTGGGTGCGCCCATGGACCTGTATCGCCAGCCTGCCAACGCTTTTGTCGCCGGCTTTATCGGCTCGCCCGCCATGAACTTCCTGCCCGCGAGCTGGCAAGCCGCGCCAGCACAGGTACAGCTTGGCGATGGTACGACCCTAGGCTTTACGCCGCTGGCCACCGTGCAGGGCAGTGGTCAGGGGCAGCTCGGCATCCGTCCCGAGCATTTGCAACGCGATCCGGAGGGCCCTCTGGTCGTGACCGTGGAGATGGTAGAGCGGCTGGGCGCACTCAACTATGCCTATGCCCGTCTTGGTAATAGCGCCCTCTGCTTTGCGCTGGCGGATAGCGATGTCGTCACCGCCGGCGATACCGTGCGCTTATCCGCGCGGCCTGGCTGTGTCTATGTGTTTGACGACGCGGGCCAGACGCTCTCGGACCATGCGGCCTGA
- a CDS encoding FAD-dependent oxidoreductase → MIELQTDIAVIGGSLGGVMAAWQACRAGRYVVLTHEHDWLGGQLTAQGVPPDEHSLIETAGASASYRAFRAAMRQHYLDQPDFVDRTEMTEGTNPGDGWVSRLCIEPRVAASYLQALLQPFVDRGLLRIIRTAAVVSAWRQERRVEGVVVRAASGVVSIRARYVIDATDTGEVIALAGLPYRLGKEAQSDFGEADAPALAQTADQQPVTQVLALRREASAGPLMAKPEAYDFWCRYLLPHYGYPLFSNRIPGSGRGSSIALPWFGEGQTLDLWRYRRVVSARNWRTPRAEVSLINWAQNDYALQPLLDGGLPEAEVVAHARQLSLSFAYWLQTAAPRPDGGTGYPELQLAGDVLGTSDGLAQQVYVRESRRIVGLDCLNQTDIAYDGGLLTPVNRPDSVGTVWYNIDIHPTCVSGHGTNARARPFTLPLGSFIPAQCDNLIPACKNISVSHLVNAATRVHPAEWLIGEVAGLLAVHALDSGLQPALIHASDARRAEFQSCLTAAGIPLAWDAAQVATRTASTH, encoded by the coding sequence ATGATCGAGTTGCAGACCGATATTGCCGTGATTGGCGGTAGCCTTGGCGGCGTGATGGCCGCCTGGCAAGCCTGCCGCGCCGGCCGTTATGTGGTGCTGACCCATGAGCACGACTGGCTGGGTGGCCAGCTTACTGCCCAGGGTGTGCCGCCGGATGAACACAGCCTGATCGAAACCGCGGGTGCTAGCGCGAGTTACCGCGCTTTCCGCGCCGCCATGCGGCAACACTATCTGGACCAGCCGGATTTCGTGGATCGCACCGAGATGACCGAGGGGACCAATCCCGGCGATGGCTGGGTCAGCCGCCTCTGCATCGAACCACGGGTTGCCGCGAGCTATTTGCAAGCCTTGCTGCAACCCTTTGTGGACCGCGGTCTGCTACGCATCATCCGTACCGCTGCGGTGGTCAGCGCCTGGCGCCAGGAGCGCCGTGTCGAGGGCGTGGTGGTGCGGGCTGCCAGCGGCGTGGTCTCGATCCGCGCGCGTTACGTGATTGATGCCACCGATACCGGCGAGGTGATTGCGCTGGCGGGCCTGCCTTACCGTCTGGGTAAGGAAGCCCAGTCCGATTTCGGTGAGGCTGATGCCCCCGCGCTGGCCCAGACGGCTGATCAGCAGCCGGTCACACAGGTACTGGCGCTGCGCCGCGAGGCGTCGGCAGGCCCGCTGATGGCCAAGCCGGAGGCCTATGACTTCTGGTGCCGCTACCTCTTGCCGCACTATGGGTATCCGCTCTTCAGCAACCGCATTCCGGGCAGTGGTCGCGGCAGCTCGATTGCCCTGCCCTGGTTCGGTGAGGGACAGACACTGGACCTGTGGCGCTATCGTCGCGTGGTGAGTGCGCGGAACTGGCGCACGCCACGCGCCGAGGTCTCGCTGATCAACTGGGCGCAGAATGATTATGCCTTGCAGCCTTTGCTGGATGGCGGCCTGCCCGAGGCGGAGGTGGTAGCCCACGCCCGTCAGCTCTCGCTGAGCTTTGCCTACTGGTTGCAGACGGCGGCGCCGCGCCCTGACGGCGGTACCGGCTATCCCGAGCTGCAGCTGGCCGGCGATGTGCTGGGCACGTCCGATGGTCTGGCACAGCAGGTCTACGTACGCGAATCACGGCGTATTGTGGGTCTGGATTGCCTGAACCAGACCGACATCGCCTACGACGGCGGCTTGCTGACCCCGGTGAACCGCCCCGACAGTGTCGGCACTGTCTGGTACAACATCGATATCCATCCCACCTGCGTATCCGGCCACGGTACCAATGCACGGGCACGGCCCTTCACGCTGCCGCTGGGCAGTTTCATCCCGGCCCAGTGCGACAACCTCATTCCAGCCTGCAAGAACATCAGCGTCAGCCATCTGGTCAATGCCGCAACCCGCGTACACCCGGCGGAGTGGCTCATCGGCGAGGTCGCCGGCCTGCTGGCGGTCCACGCGCTCGACAGCGGACTCCAGCCGGCCTTGATCCACGCAAGCGACGCACGCCGAGCCGAATTCCAGTCCTGCCTTACCGCTGCCGGCATTCCGCTGGCCTGGGATGCGGCGCAGGTCGCCACCCGCACTGCCTCGACACACTGA